Proteins from one Spirochaetaceae bacterium genomic window:
- a CDS encoding transposase: MRAIPSEATFSRAFAGFAESALPSRLHEALIENTMAEQLVGHVSRDATAIEGREKATPKPKQPAKPKRKRGRPRKGEERPKEPTRLQRQQQMALPEMLDDLPQVCDVGSKRNAKGYKESWIGYKLHIDAADGGIPLSCILTSASVHDSQVAIPLATMTAARVSNLYDLMDAAYDAAEIRAHSESLGHVPIIDVNPRRDADRKRELKREAQARRNAGHVDATQVRYRERSTVERVDGRLKDEFGARQVRVRGHSKVLCHLMFGILALTVDQLLRFVN; the protein is encoded by the coding sequence GTGAGGGCGATTCCCAGCGAAGCGACCTTCTCGCGGGCCTTTGCTGGGTTCGCTGAAAGCGCCTTGCCGAGCCGGCTGCACGAGGCGCTGATCGAAAACACCATGGCTGAGCAGTTGGTTGGACACGTGTCACGCGATGCGACAGCGATCGAGGGGCGCGAGAAAGCGACCCCGAAGCCAAAGCAGCCAGCGAAGCCGAAGCGCAAGCGCGGGCGTCCACGCAAGGGCGAGGAACGGCCCAAGGAGCCGACGCGTCTGCAGCGTCAGCAGCAGATGGCGTTGCCGGAGATGCTCGACGACCTGCCCCAGGTCTGTGATGTGGGCAGCAAGCGCAACGCGAAGGGCTATAAGGAGTCGTGGATCGGCTACAAGCTGCATATCGACGCGGCCGACGGCGGGATACCGCTCAGTTGTATCCTCACCTCGGCCTCGGTGCATGACAGCCAAGTCGCGATTCCGTTGGCCACCATGACCGCGGCTCGGGTCAGCAACCTGTACGACCTGATGGACGCGGCCTATGATGCCGCCGAGATCAGAGCGCACAGCGAGTCGCTTGGACATGTACCGATCATCGACGTCAATCCGCGCCGCGATGCCGACCGCAAGCGGGAACTGAAGCGGGAGGCACAAGCGCGGCGCAACGCCGGCCACGTGGACGCCACGCAGGTGCGCTACCGGGAACGGTCGACGGTGGAGCGCGTCGACGGTCGGCTGAAGGACGAATTCGGCGCCCGGCAAGTACGGGTGCGTGGACACAGCAAGGTACTGTGCCACCTGATGTTCGGCATCCTGGCGTTGACCGTGGACCAGTTGCTGCGCTTCGTGAACTGA